CTCGCTGATCTGGATCATTCGCCGCCACCACGTTTCCGCGCTGGCCGCCCGCGCTGCGGCGCCCGTTGGGCTGGTGATGACGCTCATCGCGCTGGCCACCGGCGCGATCTGGGGCGAGCCGATGTGGGGCACCTATTGGGCGTGGGATCCGCGGCTGACGAGCTTCCTGATCCTTTTTCTCTTCTATCTGGGCTACATCGCGCTATGGGCGGCGATCGACAACCCGGACACGGCCGCCGATCTGACAGGCGTGCTCTGCCTTGTCGGCTCCATCTTCGCGCTGCTGTCGCGCTATGCGGTGAACTTCTGGAACCAGGGCCTGCACCAGGGCGCGAGCCTGTCGCTCGACAAGGAGGAGAATATCTCGAATGTCTTCTTCTTCCCGCTGCTGGTCTGCATCCTTGGATTCGTGCTTTTGTTCGTGGCGCTGGTCTTGCTGCGCACCCGGACCGAAATCCGAAGCCGCCGCCTGCAGGCGCTGCTGGCCCGTGAAAGGCTCGACGCATGATGCCCGATCTTGGAAAATACGGCACAGAGGTGCTCTCGGCCTATGCGGTGTCGATCCTGCTCTTGGTCCTTTTGGTGCTGCTGAGCCTCTGGCGCTCCCGCCGGGTGCGCGCGGAGCTGCGTGACGTGGAAGGGCGTCGGAAGAATGGCTAAAGTCTCCCCGCTGATGGCGCTGCCGCCGCTGCTCTTCGCAGGGCTCGCCGCGATGTTCCTTCTGGGCATGCAGCGCGAAAACCCTGACGCGCTGCCAAGCGCGCGGGAGGGCAAGCCAGCACCTGCCGTTGTGCTCACCCAACTGGGGGAGGGGCAGCCGTTCACAGATGAAACCCTGCGCCAGCCCGGCGTGAAGCTTGTGAACTACTGGGCCAGCTGGTGCGCGCCCTGCCGGGTAGAGCATCCGACGCTGACGCAACTGGCCGAGGAAGGCATCCCGATCTACGGCATCAACTACAAGGATCGCGAGGGCGACGCGCTCGCCTTCCTTGAGGAGTTGGGCAATCCCTATACGGCCATGGGGGCAGATCCCAATGGCCGCATGGCGATCAACTGGGGCCTTTATGGCGTGCCGGAAACCTATGTGATCGATGGTGAGGGCAACATCGTGCTGCGCTTTGCCGGCCCGGTGACGCAGCGCGTGCTCGAAAGCACGCTGCGCCCGGCGATTGAGGCGGCCTCCGGCGGGCAGTAGTCCGACGCCCTTAATGGGTGATCTGCGGGCTGAAACGGGCCGCGATCATGCCAAAGCCAATGCCAACCGCGATTGGGATGGCCGTCTGGGTGCCAACGAGGAACAGCAGGATCAGCAGCGCCACCATGGGCCGGCCCAGCCCTGCCGCCGTTGCCCCGGCAAGGCCCGCCGCGACGGCCACAGCCACATTTGGTGATCCCTGTAGGAAATGCGCGGCATAACCCATGGCACCGCCGGCGAAGATCAGCGGAAAGATCGCGCCGCCCCGCCAACCGGTGGAGAGGCACAACGTGCAGGCCAGTGCCTTGGCCAGTGCGAGCCCCACCAGTGCGAGCACCCCAAGGCTGCCCGCTGCCTCCATCATGGTTTCGAACTCGTGATGGCCAGAAAAGCGCAGGATCGGCAGCGCGGCGGCCATCAGGCCAAAGAGGAAGCCGCCCAGAGTGGATTGCACGACGGGGCTGGCGATCCGCGCCTCAACGGCGCGCGTGGCGTGATAGCGGGCCTGCAGAAAGGCTGCGCCCACGAGCGCGCCCATCGCGCCGGGCAGCAGGCTGTAGAGGATGTCGGTGCCGTCCAGTGGCGGGGTGTGGTGGGGCAAGTGGATGCGGTGGAACCCTTCGGAGAAGATCAGCTGCGCCGTCACCCAGAAGCCCGCAACCCCGGCGAGCGCGGCGAGGAAATCGAGATAGGCGATGCTGCGCGCCTTCGCTTCCGCCCAATCGCCGGGCGTGTGCTCGTGGTGGACAATGGCCGCGCCGCCGGGAGGCGACGCATAGAGCGCCGCCAGTGCAGCCGAAATGCTTGCCTGACCGATCTCGCGCTCCTCGGCCGCGGAACGCGCCACCAGCAGGGAGACGAGCGCTGCCAGTTCGGTGACAACAGCGATCAGCCCGGCCTCCGGGCCAAGCGCGCCTCCAAAGCCCACTGCCAGTGCTGCGCCGAGCGCGATCAGCCAGATGTCTGTCCGCTTACGCTGGACCGGATCGATTGCGGCATCGATCTGCTCGGTCAGCGTCTGCACATCCCGGTTGCCATGGCGCGTAAGGCCGATCAACAGCCCGCCCAGCGTGCAGGCGGCGAGGATGTAGAGCGGCGTGCCGGCCATCGGGCGATGCCAGATCAGATCGGTGAGAAGCACCATCAGCTTCAAAGTGCCAGCCGCGAAGACGCCTGCGATGAAGCTTGTCAGCAAGGCAATGATCGCAATACGCATTTCAGCCCCCGATCTTGGTTGACCGGATGCTAGGACAGGGCGGTTCGCCCATGCAATACCGATGCCACCTTTCGGCAGCAGCGCCCCTACGTTGGCTGTTCAGTGTTCGGGCCCCCCAGCCCAAACGCTTTAGCCATAGTAGATGCCAATCGCCGCGAGGGCGATGAAAAGGGCCGCTTCGAAAACAGGCAGCGGCATGCGTTTTATAAGAATTCGCACAGCAGACATGCCGCCTTGATAGGCGCTATCCCTTAACGTGGCGATAAGAGGGGGCTGTTTCCTGTGGAAAAACACCGTTTCCGAAATGGGGCGGAATTGAGGCGATCATTGCCAGAATGTGACACGTTTAAGGCGAATTGCAGTGAAACCTAAGGCAAGATGGCCGCGGATAGGAAAGAAAAACCCCGCGCTAAAGGGCGGGGTTTCACGTAATTACAGGGCCTTAAGCCGCGTTCTTAAGATTCCTTGGCCAGTTTGCGCAGTACGTAGTGCAGCACGCCACCGTTCTCGATGTATTCAATCTCCGGCGCGGTATCGATCCGGCATTTGAGCGTGATCGTCTTGGTCGTGCCATCGGCGAAGGTGATGTCGCAGGGCACCTCCTGCAGCGGCTCCACGCTTTCAAGCCCATGAATCGACACGGTTTCCGCCCCGGTGATTCCCAGAGACTTGCGGGTATCGCCACCGGTGAACTCGAAGGGAATGACCCCCATACCCACCAGATTGGAGCGGTGGATGCGCTCGAAGCTCTCCGCGATCACGGCCTTCACCCCCAGAAGCGCGGTGCCCTTGGCGGCCCAGTCGCGGCTGGAGCCCGCGCCATATTGCTCGCCGCCGAAGATCACCAGCGGCGTGCCCTGCGCCTGATAGGCCATGGAGGCGTCAAAGACCGAGGTCTGAGCACCATCCGGCCCCAGCGTGTAGCCGCCTTCCACACCGTCGAGCATTTCGTTCTTGATGCGGATGTTGGCAAACGTGCCGCGCATCATCACCTCGTGGTTGCCGCGCCGCGAGCCGTAGGAGTTGAACTCGCGCGGGGCGACCTGCCGCTCGATCAGATATTGGCCTGCAGGCGTGGTTTCCTTGAAGGAGCCGGCCGGGGAGATGTGGTCGGTCGTGATCATGTCGCCCAACACCAGGAGCACCTTCGCGCCTTCGATGCTGGTGATCGTGCCCGGCTCGGGGCTCATGTTCTGGAAATAGGGCGGGTTCTGCACATAGGTGGAGGCGGGCGGCCAGTCGTAGGTTTTCTGATCGGTCGTCTGCACCGATTGCCACTTCGCATCGCCCTTGAAGACATCGGCATATTTCGCCTGGAAGGCCTCGCGGGTGACGGTTTTCTCCACCAACTCGGCGATTTCCTGCGTGGAGGGCCAGATGTCCTTCAGGTACACCGGATTGCCCGCCTGATCCTGCCCCAGCGGCTCGCTGGTGAGGTCGATGTCCAGCGTCCCGGCCAGCGCGTAAGCCACCACGAGGGGCGGCGAGGCGAGGTAGTTGGCGCGTACGTCGGGGCTGATGCGCCCTTCAAAGTTGCGGTTGCCCGACAGCACCGAGGTGGCCACCAGATCGCCCTGCGCGATGGCTTGAGAGATTTCCGTCTGGATCGGGCCGGAGTTGCCGATACAGGTGGTGCAGCCATAGCCCACGAGGTTGAAGCCGATCTTGTCCAGATCCTCCTGCAGCCCGGCAGCCTCCAGATAGGCTGAAACCACCTGGGAGCCGGGCGCGAGGGAGGTTTTGACCCAGGGCTTGCGATCCAGCCCCAGCGCGGCTGCTTTGCGCGCCACAAGGCCCGCGCCGATCATCACGTAAGGGTTGGAGGTGTTGGTGCAGGAGGTGATCGAGGCGATCACGACCTTGCCGCTCTCCATCGTGTAATCTTCCCCAGCGACCGGCACCTGCTTGCCCATCGGGCGCTTGAACGTCTCTTCCATCTCGCGGCGGAAGGCGGCCTTGGCCTCGGTGAGCGCCACGTAATCCTGCGGGCGTTTGGGGCCGGAAATGGCGGGCACGATGGTGCCCATGTCCAGATGCAGCGTGTCGGTGTAAATCGGCGCGTAGTCGGCATCGCGCCACATGCCGTTGGCGCGGGCATAGGCCTCCACCAGCGCGATGCGGGCCTCGTCGCGGCCCGTGTTGCGCATGTAGCGCAAGGTCTCGCCGTCGATCGGGAAGAAGCCGCAGGTGGCGCCATATTCCGGCGCCATATTGGCGATGGTGGCACGGTCCGCCAGCGGCAGGCGATCAAGCCCCTCGCCGTAGAACTCCACGAATTTGCCCACCACGCCCTTGGCGCGCAGCATCTCCACGACTTTCAGCACCAGATCGGTGCCGGTGGTGCCTTCCACCATGGTGCCTGTCAGCTCGAAGCCGATGACTTCAGGAATCAGCATGGAGATCGGCTGCCCGAGCATCGCGGCCTCGGCCTCGATCCCGCCAACGCCCCAGCCCAGCACGGCCATGCCGTTGACCATCGTCGTGTGGCTGTCGGTGCCCACGAGCGTGTCGGGGTAGGCGACTTCCACGCCGTTCTGATCCACGTCGCTCCAAATCGTCTGGGCGAGATATTCGAGGTTCACCTGATGGCAGATGCCGGTGCCCGGCGGCACCACACGGAAGTTGTTAAAGGCGCTCTGGCCCCATTTCAGGAATGTGTAGCGCTCCATGTTGCGCTCGTATTCGCGGTCCACGTTCATCTGGAAGGCGCGCGGATTGCCGAATTCGTCGATCATCACCGAGTGGTCGATCACCAGATCCACCGGGTTGAGCGGGTTGATCTGCTCGGGATCGCCGCCAAGCGCCTTGAGCCCGTCGCGCATGGCGGCCAGATCCACCACCGCCGGAACGCCGGTGAAATCCTGCATCAGCACGCGGGCCGGGCGATAGGCGATCTCGCGCGGGTTGGTGCCGCCGTTTTTGGCCCAGTCACCGAAGGCCTTGATGTCGTCCACGGAAACGGAAAATCCCTCATCCTCAAAGCGCAGGAGGTTTTCGAGAACAACCTTTAGCGCGGCCGGAAGGCAGGAGAAATCGCCAAGGCCGGCGGCCTGTGCGGCGGGAATAGAGTAATAATCAATGCTTTTTCCACCGACGGAAAGCGTCTGGCGGGTTTTGGCGGTATCGGTGCCTACGGTCACTGTCATGGGTCTGGCTCCCTTGGAAATGAAAGGGTGGGGCTGCCTTTCCATGCCCGATCCGGGGTGAGTCGGGCAAGGCGCACCCTTAAATGTATGCCGTTGCATACTGAAATCAACCTCACGCGGCGCTGAGGTCACAGCCACGGATTGCTCGCGTTTCGTTGATTGGCAATCGGGCTGTCGCTTGGCTAAAACCAGAGCAAGAAGCTTGGGGAAGTATCAACGGATGAAACGCTTTACGGCATGGCTGGCGGGGGCATGGCTCGCCTCGATGGGCGCTGTTTTCGCAGCCGAGGAGCAAGGCGCGCGCCTTGTGGTGATCGAGCTTTACACCTCGCAGGGCTGTTCGTCCTGCCCCCCGGCGGACGCTTTGCTAAGCGAGCTTGCCAAGCGTGACGACGTGCTGCCGCTGGCGCTGCATGTGGACTATTGGGATTACATCGGCTGGAAGGATATCTTCGCCAACCCCGCCCATACCGCGCGCCAGAAGGCCTATGCCCGCGCCGCCGGGCAGCGGATGGTCTATACCCCACAGATGGTGATCGACGGGGCCGAGCATGTGGTGGGCAACAAGCCCGAGGAAGTTGACGCGCTGATCCAGCTTCATGCCGAGGACCGTTCCGACATCACCCTTGCCGCACAGCGCAGCGGGGCGGCCATCTCGATCCGGGCTGAGGCCGGGGCCGGGCATGGCGGCGATCTGGTGGTGCAGCTTGTGCGCTACATGCCTGATGCGACGGTTGAGATCGGCCGGGGTGAGAACGCCGGACGCAAGCTGACCTACAGCAACATCGTCACGAGCTGGATGCCGATTGCCAAATGGGACGGGCGCACGCCCTTTGCGCTGGAAGCACAGGCCGAGGGCGAAGACCGGGCGGCGGTGATCATACAGCGTGCGGGCCATGGCGAGATCCTCGCGGCGGTCCGGCTGGACTGATCCGCGGCGAACTGGGCTAGCCCTCTGTCTTTGACGCTTTCAGGTTGCGCGGTTTCAGCGCTTCCCAGCGGCGGTGAATCCAGAACCACTGGCCCATGTTCTCCCGCACGAGGGCTTCGAGCCTGTCGTTGAAGGCCTGTGTCATCTCTTCCGCGGTGCCGGGTGGGATCGGGGCCTGCACCTCCAGCCGGAAATCCACACCGTTTTCCTTGCGGATGCCGAAGATCGGGATCATCGGCGCATCGTAGCGGATCGCCATTTCCGCCGCCGAGAGCGGCGTGCGGGCGGGCTTGCCGAAGAACTCCAGCAGAGCGCCGTTGGCGATGTCCTGATCGATCAGCAGGCCGACCATGCCGCCGCCTTTCAGGAACTTCAGCATTTCCGCCAGCCCCTTGCGCCCGCGTGGAAACATCGGCTTAGCGATGGCGCTCAAGGCCTCCACGTAGTGGGCGTTGAAATAGGGGTTCGTCATCGGCTTATAGAGGCCGCCGATCTCGCAGCCCTGCGCCACGACGGCGGCGCGGGCGGCATCGTAGCTGCCGAAATGGGCCGTCACGATCACCACCGGCGCGCCAGCGTCGCGCGCGGCAAAGAGCGTGTCCGTGCCGGGGCCTTCCACCGGTGTCTGGGCGGCGTGGGCTTTGAACTCTTCCGCCGAATACATCTCGATCAGGTTGCGCCCCACGTTGCGCGAAACCTCGCGGCACAGCGCGCGGATCTCGGGCTCTGAAAGATCGGCCCCCACGTATTCCAGATTGGCGCGGATGCGTTTGGGAAAGCCCGCAAGCGGCCCGATCACATAGGCGGTGAGCCCGCCCACAGCGCGCACGCGGGTGCGATAGGGCAGAAGCCGGGCCGCGCCGATCACCGCGCGCGCGGCGAGGTCAACAGCCCTGTCGGCCAGATCGTTGCGTTTGGTGGCCATGGCCTGCCTTCGGCTGATGCGGGTTCGGGGGCCACAGATAAGCCGGGGGGGCGGGCATCACAAGAGGGCAAGGGGAGGGGCAGGGGGCGTGCCCCCCGCCGTGCCTTGCAGTTGTCAGTAGGAATAGCCCTTGCCGAAGCCGATCGCGAGCCGCAGCGACACCTCGGCCCATGTGTTGCGGCCACCGCGCTTGCGGATCTCGCTCAACTGGGCTTGCGCCAGCTCAAGCTTGCCGGCTTCAACATAGCCTTGCCCCATGTAGGAGCGGGCAAGGATGTTGTCGGGGTTCTGCGCCAGCGCCATTTCATAGAAGCTCTGGGCCAGAGCGGCGTCGCCCTGTTTGCGGGCAATGAAGCCGCGATAGGTGAGCACGCGATCCTCGGCCTGATCACTCATCGCGTCGAGCGCCACGAGGGCAGACTCCAGATCATCGGCGTAGGCGTATCGGCGCACGGCCTCATAGCGGCTGTCATCATTAAGCCGGCTGTCCTGCGCGTTCACGCAGCGCTCGGTCTTGTCGTCCCAGACCTGCCCGTTTTCGCATTTGGGCGTGGAGACATCGGAGCTGCCGCTCCCGGCGGCAAAAGCGGCGAGGGGGGCGCAGAGCAGCGCGGCGGTGAGGGGGAGGGAAAGTACCTGGCGCATGGGTGGTCCTTGGATGACTGGGAAACGACACCCCAAGAGCATGGCACGGCGCGGGCACCGATCCACACACGCTTTCGTGAGCGGATCGGGCCGGATTTCAGGCTCAGGCCGCCGGGGCCTCGGCGAGGTGCCTGAGAATATTGGCGTAATTGGCCTCGCCCTGCGCGCCTGTCACCAGATTCTGGCGCTCAAACACCATGGCAGGCACGCCGCTGATGCCCTGCTGAAGCCAGAACTGCTCCACCTGCCGCACGGTTTGCGCCAGTGTTTCGCTCTCCAGCATTTTGAGCGCCTCCTCGCGGGACAGGCCAAGGCTTTCGGCCACATCGGCCAGCACCTCAGGGTCGTTCAGATCGCGTCGCTCGGTGAAATAGGCTGTGAACAGCGCCTGTTTGGCGGCGTGGCCCTTGCCGTGCTCATCGGCCCAATGGATCAGTTGATGCGCGCGGAAAGTGTTGACCATGCGCATGTCGTCGGTGAAGGCGAAGGTGAAGCCCAGATCGGCCCCCAGATCGGTGAGCCGATCCCGCGCCGCCTGGGAATCGGCCGCGCTGGAGCCGTATTTCTCCATGATGTGCTCGCGCAGGTTCTGGCCTTCCGAAGGCATCTGCGGGTTCAACTCGAACGGGTGCCACTGAATTTCCAGCGGAATACCCGTCTCTTCCGAGGCCCTCTTCAGCTGGCTGTAGCCCACGATGCACCACGGGCAGACCACATCAGAGACGATGTCCACGCGGATCGGGTTTGCCATCTTATTGCTCCTTGAAACGGGCGGCATTCTCGCGCGCCGCAGTGTCGATGTCGCCCTGCCCGAAGGCTGCGGGGCGGGGCTCGGGCAGTTGCAGGGCTTCCTGCACACGGGGCATGGCGTCGAGCCTGTCAAACCACGCCTGCAAATGCGGCAGGCCGTCCACGCTCACCGTGGCCCAGAAATGGCTGCGCGCCCAGGGGTAGGTGGCGATGTCGGCAATGCTCATGGCATCGCCCACCATCCAGTCGCGCCCTTTGAGGCGGGTGTCCAGCACCTCCAGCAGGCGGCGGCTTTCGGCCACGTAGCGGTTGATCGCATAAGGCACCTCATCGCCATTGGGCTTAGCGATGCGCTGGAAGAACATCGCCTGACCCATCATCGGGCCAATGCCGCCCATCTGGAACATCAGCCACTGCAGCGTTTCAGAGCGCTCCTTGGGATCGTGGCTCAGGAAGCGGTCATACTTCTCGGCCAGATACCAGAGGATCGCGCCGCTTTCGAAGACGGCGAAATCGCCGTTGCCACGATCCACGATGGTGGGGATGCGCCCGTTGGGGTTCAGCGCCAGATAGTCGGGCGCCTTCTGCTCTCGCTTGCCCAGATCCACCGGGCGCAACTCGTAGTCGATCTCGGCTTCATGCAGGAAGATCAACGGCTTCCAGCCGTTCATCGTGTTCGCCGTATAGAGCAGGATATCAGGCTGCGACATGGGCGCTCTCTTCAAAAACCTCTGCCAGATGCGCCTCGAACCGGGCGAAATCGGCCTCGATCTGCGGGTTCTTCACCACGTCATGAGCGGCGAATGTGGCCTCCTGCGGCAGGCCGAGGAAGCGGTAGGTCAGATGCACGTGGCCCAGCAGATCATCCACGCTCTGGCCCTTGAAGAAGGCGTCCTGCGGGTTGTCGAAGGCCGCGCGCGGTGCGTTGAAGGTGACGGACAGCATGTAAGCCGTGTCTGTCAGCACGCCGCCCATGCCGTAATTCTCATCCGGGGCGGTGGAAGAACGGCCATCGCCATTGCCCAGCCGCCCGTCCATCCCGGCGGAATAGACCTCATCCATGTATTTCTTGAAAGACCACGGCACCCCCATCCAGTTCACGGGAAATTGCACGATGACCTTGTCCGCCCACTGGTGCTTGGCGATTTCTTCATCGATATCATAGGGATCGGCCACAGCGGAATGGCGCACGTCATGGCCGCGCGACGTAAGCCACGCCTCGGCGCGCTCGATGAAGGCCTTGTTCAGATGGCCGGGGGCATGGGGATAGGGCTGGGTGCCGTTCAGCAGGAGGATCTTGCTCATGGGAGGGGAAGCCTTTTAAGGAAACCATTGAAATCTTGCGTGTCGGAACCGAACTTGTGCATTAAGGAACGAAATGCAACCAGTATACTTTTTGTAACCTGCAAACTTGTGTAAGATCGAGTAAGCACCGCTTGCCGTAAATAACCAGTAACCTGTCTGACGCCATTCTGCGCAACGCCTTTGGCCTGTTCGGACCGCTGTGAAGAAGAAGACCCATGACCCTCCAGCGAAAATTCACGCCCGCCCCCCTGGCCTCCTGCACCGAGCCCTGTTCCATCGAGAACGGCATGCGCATCATTGGCGGCAAATGGACGGGCTCGATCCTTTGGCACCTGAAGGATGGCCCGCTGCGGTTCAACGATATTGCCCGCGTGGTGGGCGGGGCCTCCAAGAAGATGATCGCCGAACGCCTGCGCCAGCTGGAAGCGCGCGGCCTTGTGCGACGCGAGGTGATGGATACCGCGCCGGTTTCGGTTCAGTACGAGGTGACGGACCTCGGCCGCACCGCGCTCGGCTTTCTGGATGAGCTGCGCAAATGGACGGAAAGCCTGCCGCCCGAAGCCGAAAGCTGAGCCCACACATGCAAACGGCCCGCTGCGCGAGCGGGCCGTCTGATCGTAGCAACCGGTGGCGTGGCTTAGCTCGACGCCCCGGATATGCATTGCTGGCTGTCGCCGTCCCAGATCTGCCCGGGCGGGCAGGAGGATGCGCCCATGCTGTGTCCGCCCCCGCAACCGGCAGCCGCCGCGGCGGTGGGCAGGGTCAGAAGCGCGGCGAAAATCAGGCCTTTTAACTTCATCTTGGTGCCTCCATCACTGTTGGATAGAAGCTAACCTAGCACGAAATCGGCCTCTGATCACCCTTCGCCGAAGACACGGCGGAAGATCGAATCCACGTGTTTCGTATGGTACCCCATGTCGAATTTCTCGTTGA
The sequence above is drawn from the Pseudoruegeria sp. SHC-113 genome and encodes:
- a CDS encoding heme ABC transporter permease encodes the protein MSSFWEYANPKKFMQTSAWMLPGVSLAAGVCLVVGLVWGFFFTPDDFRQGSTVKIIYLHVPSALMAINAWLMMLVASLIWIIRRHHVSALAARAAAPVGLVMTLIALATGAIWGEPMWGTYWAWDPRLTSFLILFLFYLGYIALWAAIDNPDTAADLTGVLCLVGSIFALLSRYAVNFWNQGLHQGASLSLDKEENISNVFFFPLLVCILGFVLLFVALVLLRTRTEIRSRRLQALLARERLDA
- the ccmD gene encoding heme exporter protein CcmD: MMPDLGKYGTEVLSAYAVSILLLVLLVLLSLWRSRRVRAELRDVEGRRKNG
- a CDS encoding DsbE family thiol:disulfide interchange protein → MAKVSPLMALPPLLFAGLAAMFLLGMQRENPDALPSAREGKPAPAVVLTQLGEGQPFTDETLRQPGVKLVNYWASWCAPCRVEHPTLTQLAEEGIPIYGINYKDREGDALAFLEELGNPYTAMGADPNGRMAINWGLYGVPETYVIDGEGNIVLRFAGPVTQRVLESTLRPAIEAASGGQ
- a CDS encoding chloride channel protein is translated as MRIAIIALLTSFIAGVFAAGTLKLMVLLTDLIWHRPMAGTPLYILAACTLGGLLIGLTRHGNRDVQTLTEQIDAAIDPVQRKRTDIWLIALGAALAVGFGGALGPEAGLIAVVTELAALVSLLVARSAAEEREIGQASISAALAALYASPPGGAAIVHHEHTPGDWAEAKARSIAYLDFLAALAGVAGFWVTAQLIFSEGFHRIHLPHHTPPLDGTDILYSLLPGAMGALVGAAFLQARYHATRAVEARIASPVVQSTLGGFLFGLMAAALPILRFSGHHEFETMMEAAGSLGVLALVGLALAKALACTLCLSTGWRGGAIFPLIFAGGAMGYAAHFLQGSPNVAVAVAAGLAGATAAGLGRPMVALLILLFLVGTQTAIPIAVGIGFGMIAARFSPQITH
- the acnA gene encoding aconitate hydratase AcnA, coding for MTVTVGTDTAKTRQTLSVGGKSIDYYSIPAAQAAGLGDFSCLPAALKVVLENLLRFEDEGFSVSVDDIKAFGDWAKNGGTNPREIAYRPARVLMQDFTGVPAVVDLAAMRDGLKALGGDPEQINPLNPVDLVIDHSVMIDEFGNPRAFQMNVDREYERNMERYTFLKWGQSAFNNFRVVPPGTGICHQVNLEYLAQTIWSDVDQNGVEVAYPDTLVGTDSHTTMVNGMAVLGWGVGGIEAEAAMLGQPISMLIPEVIGFELTGTMVEGTTGTDLVLKVVEMLRAKGVVGKFVEFYGEGLDRLPLADRATIANMAPEYGATCGFFPIDGETLRYMRNTGRDEARIALVEAYARANGMWRDADYAPIYTDTLHLDMGTIVPAISGPKRPQDYVALTEAKAAFRREMEETFKRPMGKQVPVAGEDYTMESGKVVIASITSCTNTSNPYVMIGAGLVARKAAALGLDRKPWVKTSLAPGSQVVSAYLEAAGLQEDLDKIGFNLVGYGCTTCIGNSGPIQTEISQAIAQGDLVATSVLSGNRNFEGRISPDVRANYLASPPLVVAYALAGTLDIDLTSEPLGQDQAGNPVYLKDIWPSTQEIAELVEKTVTREAFQAKYADVFKGDAKWQSVQTTDQKTYDWPPASTYVQNPPYFQNMSPEPGTITSIEGAKVLLVLGDMITTDHISPAGSFKETTPAGQYLIERQVAPREFNSYGSRRGNHEVMMRGTFANIRIKNEMLDGVEGGYTLGPDGAQTSVFDASMAYQAQGTPLVIFGGEQYGAGSSRDWAAKGTALLGVKAVIAESFERIHRSNLVGMGVIPFEFTGGDTRKSLGITGAETVSIHGLESVEPLQEVPCDITFADGTTKTITLKCRIDTAPEIEYIENGGVLHYVLRKLAKES
- a CDS encoding DUF1223 domain-containing protein, with the protein product MKRFTAWLAGAWLASMGAVFAAEEQGARLVVIELYTSQGCSSCPPADALLSELAKRDDVLPLALHVDYWDYIGWKDIFANPAHTARQKAYARAAGQRMVYTPQMVIDGAEHVVGNKPEEVDALIQLHAEDRSDITLAAQRSGAAISIRAEAGAGHGGDLVVQLVRYMPDATVEIGRGENAGRKLTYSNIVTSWMPIAKWDGRTPFALEAQAEGEDRAAVIIQRAGHGEILAAVRLD
- a CDS encoding lysophospholipid acyltransferase family protein: MATKRNDLADRAVDLAARAVIGAARLLPYRTRVRAVGGLTAYVIGPLAGFPKRIRANLEYVGADLSEPEIRALCREVSRNVGRNLIEMYSAEEFKAHAAQTPVEGPGTDTLFAARDAGAPVVIVTAHFGSYDAARAAVVAQGCEIGGLYKPMTNPYFNAHYVEALSAIAKPMFPRGRKGLAEMLKFLKGGGMVGLLIDQDIANGALLEFFGKPARTPLSAAEMAIRYDAPMIPIFGIRKENGVDFRLEVQAPIPPGTAEEMTQAFNDRLEALVRENMGQWFWIHRRWEALKPRNLKASKTEG
- a CDS encoding tetratricopeptide repeat protein — protein: MRQVLSLPLTAALLCAPLAAFAAGSGSSDVSTPKCENGQVWDDKTERCVNAQDSRLNDDSRYEAVRRYAYADDLESALVALDAMSDQAEDRVLTYRGFIARKQGDAALAQSFYEMALAQNPDNILARSYMGQGYVEAGKLELAQAQLSEIRKRGGRNTWAEVSLRLAIGFGKGYSY
- a CDS encoding DsbA family protein; protein product: MANPIRVDIVSDVVCPWCIVGYSQLKRASEETGIPLEIQWHPFELNPQMPSEGQNLREHIMEKYGSSAADSQAARDRLTDLGADLGFTFAFTDDMRMVNTFRAHQLIHWADEHGKGHAAKQALFTAYFTERRDLNDPEVLADVAESLGLSREEALKMLESETLAQTVRQVEQFWLQQGISGVPAMVFERQNLVTGAQGEANYANILRHLAEAPAA
- a CDS encoding glutathione S-transferase family protein, which gives rise to MSQPDILLYTANTMNGWKPLIFLHEAEIDYELRPVDLGKREQKAPDYLALNPNGRIPTIVDRGNGDFAVFESGAILWYLAEKYDRFLSHDPKERSETLQWLMFQMGGIGPMMGQAMFFQRIAKPNGDEVPYAINRYVAESRRLLEVLDTRLKGRDWMVGDAMSIADIATYPWARSHFWATVSVDGLPHLQAWFDRLDAMPRVQEALQLPEPRPAAFGQGDIDTAARENAARFKEQ
- a CDS encoding NAD(P)H-dependent oxidoreductase, producing MSKILLLNGTQPYPHAPGHLNKAFIERAEAWLTSRGHDVRHSAVADPYDIDEEIAKHQWADKVIVQFPVNWMGVPWSFKKYMDEVYSAGMDGRLGNGDGRSSTAPDENYGMGGVLTDTAYMLSVTFNAPRAAFDNPQDAFFKGQSVDDLLGHVHLTYRFLGLPQEATFAAHDVVKNPQIEADFARFEAHLAEVFEESAHVAA
- a CDS encoding winged helix-turn-helix transcriptional regulator, whose translation is MTLQRKFTPAPLASCTEPCSIENGMRIIGGKWTGSILWHLKDGPLRFNDIARVVGGASKKMIAERLRQLEARGLVRREVMDTAPVSVQYEVTDLGRTALGFLDELRKWTESLPPEAES